In the genome of Natronogracilivirga saccharolytica, one region contains:
- a CDS encoding outer membrane protein assembly factor BamD yields RFQLFVTRYSDSELADEAREYMDELRDKLARKKFEAGEMYMRVRQFQSAAIYYDLTVEQFPESKWAERALVNKILANVKFAENSVRERQQERFQSAVDSYQQYVQIFPRGENRSKAEEYYDRALEGLSEFTTVTAER; encoded by the coding sequence CAGATTCCAGCTGTTTGTGACGCGTTATTCCGACTCCGAACTTGCTGATGAAGCCCGCGAATATATGGATGAGCTCCGTGACAAGCTTGCAAGGAAAAAGTTCGAAGCGGGTGAAATGTACATGAGAGTGCGGCAATTTCAGTCGGCCGCTATATACTATGACCTTACAGTAGAACAGTTTCCGGAAAGCAAGTGGGCAGAGAGGGCACTTGTCAATAAAATCCTTGCCAATGTGAAATTTGCTGAAAACAGTGTTCGTGAACGTCAGCAGGAGCGATTCCAGAGTGCTGTAGATTCGTACCAGCAGTATGTTCAGATTTTTCCGCGAGGTGAAAACCGGTCAAAGGCTGAAGAATATTATGACAGGGCGCTTGAAGGCCTGTCGGAATTCACAACGGTCACAGCTGAGCGATAA
- the nadD gene encoding nicotinate (nicotinamide) nucleotide adenylyltransferase, which produces MATGLFFGTFNPFHRGHEAMVYSFLSSGTISELWIVPTPSPPHKDQAEIAPFRDRWNMVELAVSGIKGVRLSDIERHISAPHYTLKTIAALAGRYPDHGFVLCIGSDTLQTMPSWYKYKKISGYVSLLVAARPGIPKDPPEALDEFTIHYCKHDMVDVSSTEIRNEIAEGNIPGSGMISPEIAAYIRNNNLYRS; this is translated from the coding sequence ATGGCTACTGGATTGTTTTTCGGTACCTTTAACCCGTTTCACCGTGGCCATGAGGCGATGGTATATTCGTTTTTGTCTTCAGGTACCATTTCAGAACTGTGGATTGTTCCCACTCCCTCTCCTCCGCACAAAGATCAGGCGGAAATTGCCCCTTTCAGAGACCGGTGGAACATGGTAGAGCTGGCCGTGTCGGGTATCAAAGGAGTCAGGCTGTCAGATATAGAAAGGCACATATCCGCTCCGCACTATACATTGAAAACCATTGCTGCTCTGGCCGGAAGGTATCCGGATCACGGCTTTGTTCTCTGTATTGGCAGTGACACTCTGCAAACAATGCCTTCATGGTATAAATATAAAAAAATATCCGGGTACGTATCGCTGCTGGTGGCTGCCAGGCCCGGTATTCCGAAAGATCCGCCGGAAGCGTTAGACGAATTCACCATTCATTACTGCAAACATGACATGGTGGATGTTTCATCAACTGAAATTAGAAATGAAATCGCTGAAGGCAATATACCGGGAAGCGGCATGATTTCTCCTGAAATAGCCGCCTACATCAGAAACAACAATTTATACCGGAGCTGA
- the tadA gene encoding tRNA adenosine(34) deaminase TadA, whose product MTTSNFSPYDQKHWHFMNQAFHEAQKAADAGDIPVGAVIVHENRIVARGHNQVELLNDPTAHAEMIALSAAFEYFNEKYLSECCMYVTLEPCAMCAGALVWSKIGHVIFGAQDAQAGACGSLFNIASNDHLNHRVKLVQGVMEQECEALLHAFFSDRRDKKSKK is encoded by the coding sequence ATGACTACATCGAATTTTTCACCTTACGACCAGAAACACTGGCATTTCATGAATCAGGCTTTTCATGAAGCGCAAAAAGCCGCTGATGCCGGCGACATACCTGTAGGTGCTGTCATTGTCCACGAAAACAGAATAGTTGCCAGGGGCCACAACCAGGTAGAACTGCTGAATGACCCGACAGCACACGCCGAAATGATCGCCCTCAGTGCCGCATTTGAATACTTTAACGAAAAGTATTTGTCTGAATGCTGCATGTATGTGACACTGGAACCGTGTGCCATGTGTGCCGGAGCCCTGGTCTGGTCCAAGATCGGACATGTTATATTCGGTGCTCAGGATGCGCAGGCCGGCGCCTGCGGTAGCCTTTTCAATATTGCCTCAAACGATCATCTGAATCATCGTGTCAAACTTGTTCAGGGTGTAATGGAACAGGAATGCGAAGCGCTTTTGCATGCTTTTTTCAGTGATAGGCGCGATAAAAAAAGCAAAAAGTAA
- a CDS encoding outer membrane protein assembly factor BamD, whose protein sequence is MNVTTKVVILLLVALTALACSSRHTIRPGDSIDVAYEKAMGLYERERYSQAVNAFETVLSMARGTDMAADAQYYLAKSHFNNRSYLIAASEFRRFARNYTRDERRKEAEFMEAYSHYQMSPRYNLDQTETYNA, encoded by the coding sequence ATGAACGTTACTACCAAAGTTGTCATTTTACTGCTTGTGGCTTTAACAGCACTTGCCTGCAGTTCCAGGCATACGATCCGGCCGGGAGACTCCATTGATGTGGCTTATGAAAAAGCCATGGGTCTCTATGAGCGGGAGCGTTATTCCCAGGCAGTCAATGCATTCGAAACCGTTCTGTCAATGGCCAGAGGAACCGACATGGCCGCGGATGCACAGTACTATCTTGCGAAAAGTCACTTTAACAATCGTTCTTATCTCATTGCAGCAAGCGAATTCCGCAGATTTGCCAGGAACTATACCAGGGATGAGCGCCGTAAAGAAGCCGAGTTTATGGAAGCTTACTCTCACTATCAGATGAGTCCCAGGTATAACCTGGATCAGACCGAAACCTACAATGC
- a CDS encoding polyprenyl synthetase family protein: MDDKLKNPDHLFQSALKSLPIPDQPSRLYQPVSYTLNLGGKRLRPRLVMLSCGLCGGQPEKAIPAALAVEMLHNFTLIHDDIMDNAETRRGQPTVHHKWDEATAILSGDVLFVMAMKQFTRYGKEFPEQHAMTTELTTCFLDAVQEVCDGQAMDMDFETRDDVVSGEYLQMIKAKTAALIRCSMQLGGLIAGAGKEAVEVCGEIGDHAGIAFQIQDDLLDAVGDASTFGKKVGGDIIEGKKTFLSILALERADDADRIILNQTLGDSKAGEDDILKVIRIYHDLGVIDEAAKTINHHYNNALEKLDEFEESEYQGEIKSLLDKLKDRDN; encoded by the coding sequence TTGGATGATAAGCTGAAAAACCCGGATCATTTATTTCAATCGGCACTGAAATCGCTGCCAATTCCAGATCAGCCCTCACGCTTGTACCAGCCAGTGAGTTATACGCTGAATCTGGGTGGCAAAAGACTTCGGCCCCGGCTGGTCATGCTTTCCTGCGGACTTTGCGGTGGTCAGCCTGAAAAGGCCATACCTGCTGCTCTTGCTGTGGAAATGCTGCACAATTTCACCCTGATTCACGATGATATCATGGACAATGCCGAAACTCGGAGGGGTCAGCCGACAGTACATCACAAATGGGATGAAGCAACTGCAATACTTTCGGGTGATGTGCTTTTTGTGATGGCCATGAAACAGTTTACCCGGTATGGAAAGGAATTTCCTGAACAGCATGCCATGACAACTGAGCTTACGACCTGTTTCCTGGATGCAGTGCAGGAGGTATGCGACGGACAGGCTATGGACATGGATTTTGAAACCAGGGATGATGTTGTTTCCGGGGAGTATCTGCAGATGATTAAAGCCAAGACAGCGGCACTGATACGGTGTTCAATGCAGCTGGGTGGTCTGATTGCCGGCGCCGGAAAGGAAGCTGTTGAAGTCTGCGGAGAAATCGGTGATCATGCAGGCATCGCTTTTCAAATTCAGGATGACCTGCTCGACGCCGTTGGAGACGCTTCCACTTTCGGCAAGAAAGTAGGGGGCGATATTATTGAAGGTAAAAAAACCTTCCTTTCTATTCTTGCTCTTGAACGGGCTGATGATGCAGACCGGATTATCCTGAATCAGACTCTTGGAGACAGCAAAGCAGGTGAGGATGACATATTGAAGGTCATCCGGATATATCATGATCTTGGTGTTATAGATGAGGCAGCGAAAACCATCAACCACCATTACAACAACGCGCTGGAAAAACTGGATGAATTTGAGGAATCTGAATACCAGGGGGAAATAAAATCCCTTCTGGACAAGTTAAAGGATAGAGATAATTAA
- a CDS encoding adenine phosphoribosyltransferase yields MTKSRSKDIEVLRGHIRDIPDFPQKGIVFKDITPLLKDPETLILTSRLLLDPFKDEKVDLVAGIESRGFIFGTRLATDLNAGFVPVRKPNKLPAQKISVEYDLEYGTDQLEMHRDAISEGDRVIIHDDLMATGGSAKAAAELIKELGGVVIGYSFILELGFLNGRAKLEREIPVHSLIEI; encoded by the coding sequence ATGACAAAATCTCGGTCAAAAGATATTGAAGTTCTTCGGGGTCACATTCGTGACATACCCGATTTTCCACAAAAAGGAATAGTTTTCAAGGATATTACTCCGTTGCTAAAGGATCCTGAAACCCTGATACTGACGTCAAGGTTGTTATTGGACCCTTTCAAAGATGAGAAAGTTGATCTGGTAGCGGGAATTGAATCACGCGGATTCATTTTCGGTACCCGGCTTGCAACTGATTTGAATGCAGGCTTTGTACCCGTCCGAAAGCCTAACAAACTTCCGGCACAGAAAATCAGTGTCGAATATGATCTCGAGTATGGCACGGATCAACTTGAGATGCATCGTGACGCGATTTCAGAAGGTGACAGGGTGATTATTCATGACGATCTTATGGCAACCGGGGGATCTGCAAAAGCCGCTGCAGAACTGATTAAAGAGCTGGGTGGCGTGGTTATCGGATACTCTTTTATACTGGAGCTTGGATTTTTAAACGGCAGGGCAAAACTGGAACGTGAAATTCCTGTGCATTCCCTGATTGAAATTTAA